Within the Desulfobacterales bacterium genome, the region CAGCGCAGGGGCCGTGTTCCCGGAGGGCCCGGCGGTGTTCGGCCGTGGGATATCCCTTGTTGCCGGAAAAATTGTATACCGGGAACTGATGATGCAGGGCATGCATCAGATCGTCACGAAACACCTTGGCGGCAATGGAGGCCGCGGCAATGGAAGCGCTCTTTGACTCGCCCTTGATCAGACTCTTCTGGGGAATGGCGATGGGGACTGGAAACTTTCCGTCCACCAGCAGGAAATCAGGCAGGCAGGGCATGGCGGACACGGCCCGTTTCATGGCCAGGAGCGAGGCCTGGAGGATATTGATCCGGTCTATCTCCTCCTCAGTGGCCATGCCGATGGCAACCACGGCCCCGATCCGGTCCAGTTCCAGACGCAGACGGGACCGGACCGGGGCGCTTATCTTTTTTGAATCAACAAATTCCCGGTAATCACAGGGTACCGGGAGGACCACCCCGGCCGCGACCACCGGCCCGGCCAGGGGGCCGCGGCCCACCTCGTCCAGGCCGGCAACCAGCGCATAGCCCTGTTGCCGCAGCTCTCTTTCCAGGGAAAAAGGATCGTGCTCAGGGTCGGACCACAGTTTTCTCGATACCGGCCTCTGCACGCGCGCACCTCCCCCTAACGGCGACCCCTCTCCTTGATCCTGGCGGCCTTGCCGCTCCGCTCCCGCAGGTAAAAGAGTCGCGAACGGCGGACCTTGCCGCGGGTGACCACCTCGACCTTCTCCACCCGGGGTGAATGCAGGGGGAAGGTCTTTTCCACCCCCACGCCGTGGGAGACCTTGCGCACTGTGAAGGCAGCGCCCATCATCCCGCGCTTGCGGCGGATCACCACCCCTTCAAAGACCTGGATCCGCTCCTTGTTGCCCTCAATGATCCTGATATGAACCCGCACCGTGTCACCGGCCCGGAATTCAGGCATATCAAAACGCATCTGCTCTCTTTCGATCTGTTCGATAATCGTGCTCATTTTCCCTTGATTTTCGAATCCCGGCCCGCTTCCAAAGCTGACCGCCGATCCGAAGGGCGCCTCCATCCCGCCCGCTATTATTGTTTTGATAAGACCTATAGGACGTATGTGACCGATAAGACCTATTATAACTCACGTTCGACGAATGTTATTTACTGTTCACTGTCAGCGTCCCGGCCCAGGAGCCGGTCCAGGACAATGGCCGCGGCGGACCGCACCGAGAGATGGTTGTACTGGTTGTCGCCCCTGACCGGCGGCAGGCTGGCGTCAACACCATCGAGTACCTCCGGGTGGAGCCCCCAGGCCGTGCCGAAAAGGATCAACAGGCTGGCCCCGCTGGCAAGCCGCTCCCGCATCCGGGCATAGGACCAAGTCAAATCCCCGGGCCGGGCCCCGGTGGAAACGACCAGGGGCCGTTCCTGCCATTTCCCGGTCACCTGTTCGTACAACTCATCAAGATCGCTGCATAAACGAACCAGGGCCAGGGCCTCGGCCCGATCGGTGTCGGCCCGGCCGCCGGCACCGGCGAGCCAGTGATCGAGCAGTTCCCGGCACAACCGCTGCTGGTCCGCATAGGGGGTCACCACGTAAAAGGTATCGACCCCAAAGGTCTTTGCCGCCCTGGCAATATCGTGCAGATCAAGGTTGGTGACCGCCGAGCCGATGGTCTCCCCGTTCCTGTTGAGCACCGGGTAATGCACCAACGCCAGGTCGACCCTGGGCCGCTTCTTTTCCGACCCTGCCATTTCTAGCGGTCCCGGGTCCGGCAATTTTCCATCAGGGCGGTCAACAGGCCGTTCTCCTTTAA harbors:
- a CDS encoding RNA methyltransferase, producing the protein MAGSEKKRPRVDLALVHYPVLNRNGETIGSAVTNLDLHDIARAAKTFGVDTFYVVTPYADQQRLCRELLDHWLAGAGGRADTDRAEALALVRLCSDLDELYEQVTGKWQERPLVVSTGARPGDLTWSYARMRERLASGASLLILFGTAWGLHPEVLDGVDASLPPVRGDNQYNHLSVRSAAAIVLDRLLGRDADSEQ
- the rplS gene encoding 50S ribosomal protein L19, giving the protein MSTIIEQIEREQMRFDMPEFRAGDTVRVHIRIIEGNKERIQVFEGVVIRRKRGMMGAAFTVRKVSHGVGVEKTFPLHSPRVEKVEVVTRGKVRRSRLFYLRERSGKAARIKERGRR
- a CDS encoding ribonuclease HII; its protein translation is MQRPVSRKLWSDPEHDPFSLERELRQQGYALVAGLDEVGRGPLAGPVVAAGVVLPVPCDYREFVDSKKISAPVRSRLRLELDRIGAVVAIGMATEEEIDRINILQASLLAMKRAVSAMPCLPDFLLVDGKFPVPIAIPQKSLIKGESKSASIAAASIAAKVFRDDLMHALHHQFPVYNFSGNKGYPTAEHRRALREHGPCAVHRRSFKGVTGG